The following coding sequences lie in one Paraburkholderia largidicola genomic window:
- a CDS encoding GntR family transcriptional regulator yields the protein MDMKSLPAETRKRISLRGTGMYAAIAERLREMILEGELPPGDHIDEKALCEQFDISRTPLREALKTLVTEGHVTHRQHMGFQVAPINRDEIAAIFEVLHGLEETAGRLAAQRIDDKQMKVLLERHRTMETYHREGKRTAYYRANQKVHQQIVDVASNPVLSDMYASLMSKIHRARGAANADVLRWAESLGEHSEILDALSRRDGARLARLLREHSEHTAAEVMKVLQATTAK from the coding sequence ATGGACATGAAGTCACTACCAGCGGAAACACGCAAGCGCATCAGCCTGCGCGGCACGGGTATGTACGCGGCGATCGCGGAGCGGTTGCGCGAGATGATTCTCGAAGGTGAATTGCCGCCCGGCGACCATATCGACGAGAAAGCGCTGTGCGAACAGTTCGACATCTCCCGAACGCCATTGCGCGAAGCGCTCAAAACGCTGGTGACCGAGGGGCACGTGACCCACCGGCAGCACATGGGCTTTCAGGTCGCACCGATCAATCGGGACGAGATCGCCGCCATCTTCGAAGTGCTGCATGGACTGGAGGAAACCGCCGGACGGCTCGCCGCGCAGCGCATCGACGACAAGCAGATGAAGGTACTGCTGGAGCGCCACCGCACCATGGAAACCTATCACCGCGAGGGCAAGCGGACGGCCTACTACCGCGCCAACCAGAAAGTGCATCAGCAGATCGTCGATGTCGCCAGCAATCCTGTGCTATCCGACATGTACGCGTCCTTGATGAGCAAGATCCACCGCGCGAGGGGCGCAGCCAATGCCGATGTGCTCCGCTGGGCCGAGTCTCTTGGCGAACACAGTGAAATACTGGACGCGCTGTCCAGGCGCGATGGCGCACGCCTGGCCCGGTTGCTGCGCGAACATTCGGAACATACGGCGGCGGAAGTGATGAAAGTGTTGCAGGCCACGACCGCGAAATAG
- a CDS encoding aspartate/glutamate racemase family protein, which translates to MKILVINPNISESVSTLIQAEAQRSASPGTEIAVATAPFGVAYIETRFEALVGAYATACVAAEHHGTYDGVVVAAFGDPGLQGIKELIDVPVVGLTESSLMTAATLGQRFSIIAISPRIKAWYRETVERSRLASRLASIRALDEPLRDIGSVQQDYASRLKALCNQVVDDDGADVIIIAGAPLAGLAREIRDELPVPVVDGVSSAITQLEGLIRLGPKKAAKGSFAQPPVKPNRGLPGPLERLLSGGQTD; encoded by the coding sequence ATGAAGATCCTGGTAATCAACCCCAACATCTCCGAAAGTGTCTCGACGCTGATTCAGGCAGAAGCCCAACGCAGCGCTTCTCCGGGAACGGAGATCGCGGTCGCGACCGCGCCGTTCGGCGTTGCATATATCGAGACCCGCTTTGAAGCGCTGGTCGGCGCTTACGCGACCGCATGTGTGGCGGCCGAACACCACGGTACCTACGATGGCGTCGTGGTCGCAGCGTTCGGCGACCCTGGCCTGCAGGGCATCAAGGAATTGATCGACGTGCCGGTGGTCGGGCTGACCGAGTCCTCACTGATGACCGCTGCAACGCTCGGGCAGCGATTTTCGATCATCGCGATTTCGCCACGCATCAAGGCGTGGTACCGCGAGACGGTCGAGCGCAGTCGTCTGGCGAGCCGGCTTGCGAGCATCCGCGCGCTCGACGAACCGCTGCGCGATATCGGCAGCGTGCAGCAGGATTACGCTTCGAGATTGAAGGCGCTGTGCAACCAGGTGGTCGACGATGACGGTGCCGACGTGATCATCATCGCCGGCGCGCCTCTCGCCGGGCTCGCTCGTGAGATCCGTGATGAATTGCCGGTGCCCGTCGTCGATGGCGTGTCGAGTGCGATTACCCAGCTCGAGGGCCTTATCCGGCTAGGTCCGAAAAAGGCGGCGAAGGGCAGTTTTGCCCAGCCGCCAGTCAAGCCGAACCGGGGCTTGCCCGGACCGCTTGAACGGCTGCTGAGCGGCGGTCAAACGGATTGA
- a CDS encoding MFS transporter — MRTVNAAVQAEVRTGVRWRVFLIMLMLISINYVDRASLSVAMPLIAKEFHIAPAMQGLILSSFFWTYAFMQIPGGMLADRFKPRIVIACATLFWGFFQGIAALCTTATALILTRLGLGAAEAPIYPAGGKLNAMWMTRHERGRGATLLDGGAPLGAALGAVIISGLISEFGSWRTSFVVAGAGTMLAGLFAWYYIRNNPREHPAVNQAEADYLEAAMLEEHRSEPVHASGRSLDFFRYRSVWGMFFGWMCFNSLFYGLLTWMPNYLNKVHGFNIQQMGGASFAIFFSGFVGELAGGWIADKWKAAGGSPNRVMRTLFSIAAVAATASIFSVAYVGNPVTVVVLLASTLFFLRWCGLYWCLPSILGTRNKIGFLGGLMNLGGNIGGVLVPIIVGLIVQTTGSYFLALMFFAAAGVGLLVCSTLIDYERKLPV, encoded by the coding sequence ATGCGAACCGTAAATGCGGCCGTGCAGGCCGAGGTCAGGACCGGCGTACGCTGGCGAGTCTTTCTGATCATGTTGATGCTGATTTCGATCAACTATGTGGACCGGGCCTCGCTGTCCGTGGCCATGCCGCTGATCGCGAAGGAGTTTCACATCGCCCCCGCCATGCAGGGACTGATTCTCAGCTCATTCTTCTGGACCTATGCGTTCATGCAGATTCCGGGTGGCATGCTGGCTGACCGTTTCAAGCCGCGTATCGTGATCGCGTGCGCCACGTTGTTCTGGGGCTTCTTCCAGGGCATTGCCGCCCTCTGCACGACGGCCACTGCGCTGATCCTTACCCGTCTGGGCCTGGGTGCTGCGGAAGCACCAATCTACCCGGCGGGCGGCAAGCTCAACGCCATGTGGATGACGCGGCACGAACGCGGCCGCGGTGCAACGCTGCTCGACGGGGGCGCCCCGCTGGGAGCGGCACTCGGTGCCGTGATCATCTCGGGGTTGATCAGCGAGTTCGGGTCGTGGCGCACTTCCTTCGTGGTGGCGGGTGCGGGCACCATGCTTGCCGGCCTGTTTGCCTGGTACTACATCCGTAACAATCCGCGTGAGCATCCGGCTGTGAATCAGGCGGAAGCAGACTATCTCGAAGCGGCCATGCTGGAAGAACACCGCAGTGAGCCGGTTCATGCCAGCGGACGTAGCCTCGATTTTTTCCGCTATCGCTCGGTGTGGGGCATGTTCTTCGGCTGGATGTGCTTCAACTCGCTGTTCTACGGCTTGCTCACCTGGATGCCGAACTATCTGAACAAGGTTCACGGATTCAATATCCAGCAGATGGGCGGCGCCAGTTTCGCGATCTTCTTCAGTGGCTTCGTGGGTGAACTGGCGGGCGGATGGATCGCCGACAAGTGGAAGGCGGCGGGCGGTTCGCCTAATCGCGTGATGCGCACGCTGTTCAGTATCGCCGCCGTGGCGGCCACCGCATCGATCTTTTCGGTCGCCTATGTCGGGAATCCTGTGACGGTGGTGGTGTTGCTCGCCTCCACGTTGTTTTTCCTGCGCTGGTGCGGTCTGTACTGGTGCCTGCCTTCCATTCTCGGCACACGCAACAAGATTGGGTTTCTCGGCGGTCTGATGAACCTGGGCGGCAATATCGGCGGAGTTCTCGTTCCGATCATCGTTGGCTTGATCGTGCAGACTACCGGCTCATACTTTCTGGCCCTGATGTTTTTCGCGGCAGCAGGCGTAGGCCTCCTCGTCTGTTCGACGCTGATCGACTACGAGCGCAAGTTGCCCGTCTGA
- the sdhD gene encoding succinate dehydrogenase, hydrophobic membrane anchor protein, with protein MSSNNRIGSKRLVVGAHYGLRDWLAQRITAVIMAVYTVILLAWFFGAHAFSYDGWAGIFATQWMKLATFVTLLALFYHAWVGIRDIWMDYIKPVGTRLLLQALTIVWLLACAGYAAQILWRV; from the coding sequence ATGTCCTCCAATAACCGGATTGGTTCGAAGCGCCTCGTCGTGGGCGCGCACTATGGCCTGCGCGACTGGCTCGCGCAGCGCATCACGGCCGTCATCATGGCCGTGTACACCGTCATCCTGCTCGCCTGGTTCTTCGGCGCGCACGCATTCTCTTACGACGGCTGGGCCGGGATCTTCGCCACGCAGTGGATGAAGCTCGCCACCTTCGTCACGCTGCTGGCGCTGTTCTATCACGCGTGGGTCGGCATCCGCGATATCTGGATGGACTACATCAAGCCCGTTGGCACGCGGCTTCTGCTGCAGGCGTTGACGATCGTCTGGCTGCTCGCGTGTGCGGGCTACGCTGCGCAGATTCTCTGGAGAGTGTAA
- a CDS encoding LysR family transcriptional regulator, translated as MELRHIRYFLAVAEERNVTRAAERLGIGQPPLSQQIHALEDEMGVRLFRRTGHGVVLTEAGEAFAADAKRILHDTRIAVEKAQSAGRGEIGQLNIGFTGSAAFNPVVSKLIRAYRQAYPNVTLTLAEGNTAQLLAYLDERRVDVAFVRLGSQSPAGVQFHHIAVEPMKIVLPATHRLAKKRKIALSDLAEDPFVMLPREASPTLHDVIVGACRDAGFEPIAGQQAPQLSSVVNLVAAEFGVSLVPASVCQIQVEGVVYTDALGKPISIRLVLASRIESTPAKTANFLEKALVFAADVR; from the coding sequence ATGGAACTGCGTCATATCCGCTACTTCCTCGCCGTTGCCGAAGAGCGCAACGTGACCCGCGCCGCCGAAAGGCTGGGCATCGGTCAGCCGCCCCTCAGCCAGCAAATCCACGCGCTCGAAGACGAAATGGGCGTGCGCCTGTTTCGCCGCACAGGGCACGGCGTCGTGCTGACGGAAGCGGGCGAAGCCTTCGCCGCCGACGCCAAACGCATCCTGCACGACACGCGTATTGCCGTCGAAAAGGCGCAGAGCGCCGGACGCGGTGAAATCGGGCAGTTGAACATCGGCTTTACGGGCTCGGCGGCTTTCAATCCTGTCGTGTCGAAGCTGATCCGCGCTTACCGGCAGGCTTATCCAAACGTCACGCTAACGCTGGCGGAAGGCAACACGGCGCAACTGCTCGCCTATCTCGACGAACGCCGCGTGGACGTCGCGTTCGTGCGGCTGGGTAGTCAGTCGCCCGCTGGCGTGCAATTCCATCACATCGCTGTCGAGCCGATGAAGATCGTGTTGCCCGCCACGCATCGTCTTGCGAAGAAGCGCAAGATCGCGCTGTCGGATCTGGCCGAAGACCCGTTCGTGATGCTGCCGCGCGAGGCGAGCCCGACGTTGCATGATGTGATCGTCGGTGCGTGCAGGGACGCTGGCTTCGAGCCGATTGCCGGGCAGCAGGCGCCGCAGTTGTCGTCGGTGGTGAATCTCGTGGCGGCGGAGTTCGGTGTGTCGCTGGTGCCGGCTTCTGTTTGTCAGATACAGGTTGAAGGCGTCGTGTACACCGACGCGCTCGGCAAACCTATTTCGATCCGGCTGGTGCTGGCATCGCGGATCGAATCGACGCCAGCAAAGACGGCGAATTTTCTTGAGAAGGCGTTGGTGTTTGCGGCGGACGTGCGGTAG
- a CDS encoding succinate dehydrogenase iron-sulfur subunit has product MAKRTFEIYRYDPDKDAAPRMQTYEIEIDSHERMLLDALVKLKALDETLSFRRSCREGVCGSDAMNINGKNGLACLTNLNDLPQKIVLRPLPGLPVIRDMIVDMTQFFNQYHSIKPYLINDTPPPEKERLQSPEERDELDGLYECILCASCSTSCPSFWWNPDKFVGPAGLLQAYRFIADSRDEATGERLDNLEDPYRLFRCHTIMNCVDVCPKGLNPTKAIGKIKELMVRRAV; this is encoded by the coding sequence ATGGCCAAGCGTACATTCGAAATCTACCGCTACGACCCGGACAAGGACGCCGCGCCGCGCATGCAGACGTACGAGATCGAGATCGACTCGCACGAGCGCATGCTGCTCGACGCGCTGGTGAAACTGAAGGCACTGGACGAAACGCTGTCGTTCCGTCGCTCGTGCCGCGAAGGCGTGTGCGGCTCGGACGCGATGAACATCAACGGCAAGAACGGTCTTGCCTGCCTGACGAACCTGAACGACCTGCCGCAGAAGATCGTGCTGCGACCGCTCCCCGGCCTGCCGGTGATTCGCGACATGATTGTCGACATGACGCAGTTCTTCAACCAGTATCACTCGATCAAGCCGTATCTGATCAACGACACGCCGCCGCCGGAGAAGGAGCGTCTGCAGTCGCCGGAAGAGCGTGACGAGCTGGACGGGCTGTACGAGTGCATTCTGTGCGCGAGCTGCTCGACGTCGTGCCCGAGCTTCTGGTGGAATCCGGACAAGTTCGTCGGCCCGGCGGGGCTGCTGCAAGCGTATCGCTTCATCGCGGACAGCCGCGATGAAGCGACGGGCGAGCGGCTGGACAACCTGGAAGATCCGTACCGTCTGTTCCGTTGCCATACGATCATGAACTGCGTCGACGTGTGCCCGAAGGGGCTCAACCCGACCAAGGCGATCGGCAAGATCAAGGAATTGATGGTCCGCCGGGCTGTCTGA
- a CDS encoding succinate dehydrogenase assembly factor 2, whose amino-acid sequence MDESSHQSDPLRRARLKWRARRGLLENDLIFERFFSRYEHDLSDADVGALTRLLELSDNDLMDLLLIRKEPEGDLADADVVRVLEMLRTV is encoded by the coding sequence ATGGACGAATCATCGCATCAGTCCGACCCGCTGCGTCGCGCGCGTCTGAAGTGGCGCGCCCGGCGTGGCCTGCTGGAAAACGATCTGATTTTCGAGCGTTTTTTCAGCCGATATGAGCATGATCTCAGTGATGCGGACGTAGGCGCGCTCACGCGCCTGCTCGAACTGAGCGATAACGACCTGATGGACTTGCTGCTCATTCGCAAGGAACCGGAAGGCGACCTTGCCGACGCCGATGTCGTGCGGGTGCTGGAGATGCTGCGTACTGTGTGA
- a CDS encoding maleate cis-trans isomerase family protein has product MSKRVLLGMLTPSSNTALEPITSAMVAQLPGVSAHFSRFTVTEISLSDRALGQFDTTNIIQAARLLADAKVDVIAWNGTSSGWLGFETDRRLCREIEAATGIPATTSVLALNEILDKTRVKKFGLVTPYLKEVQQKIVANYRESGIDCSSENHLGLTVNFQFSEVTEDMLRAQIREVATQGPEAIVTFCTNLHAAHLASEVEQHHGIPFYDTISTVVWKSLKLAGYDTTRLAGWGRLFSEVA; this is encoded by the coding sequence ATGAGCAAACGCGTCCTGCTCGGCATGCTTACCCCGTCGTCCAACACCGCGCTCGAGCCGATTACGAGCGCGATGGTGGCCCAATTGCCCGGTGTCAGTGCCCATTTCTCGCGCTTCACGGTCACCGAAATCTCGCTGTCCGATAGAGCACTCGGGCAATTCGACACAACCAACATCATTCAGGCCGCCAGACTGCTGGCAGACGCCAAGGTCGATGTGATCGCATGGAACGGCACTTCGTCCGGCTGGCTCGGTTTCGAGACCGATCGCCGACTGTGCCGCGAAATCGAGGCGGCGACGGGCATCCCCGCCACCACGTCGGTGCTGGCGTTGAACGAGATTCTGGACAAGACCCGTGTGAAGAAATTCGGCCTGGTCACGCCTTACCTCAAGGAAGTCCAGCAGAAGATCGTAGCCAATTACCGCGAGAGCGGCATCGACTGCTCTTCGGAGAACCATCTCGGCCTGACGGTGAACTTCCAGTTCTCCGAGGTCACCGAAGATATGCTGCGCGCGCAGATTCGCGAAGTTGCGACGCAAGGCCCGGAGGCGATCGTCACCTTCTGCACCAATCTGCATGCCGCGCATCTGGCCTCGGAAGTGGAGCAGCATCACGGCATCCCGTTCTACGACACGATCTCCACAGTAGTGTGGAAGTCGTTGAAGCTGGCCGGCTACGATACGACCCGGCTCGCGGGTTGGGGTCGGCTGTTTTCCGAAGTTGCCTGA
- the sdhC gene encoding succinate dehydrogenase, cytochrome b556 subunit, whose protein sequence is MPTLFRLKNRKGSTVADTLKKPRPEYRNIGIGQILTAYRLPLAGRVSILHRVSGGLLFIFLPFLLYLFDQSLTSELSYEVFKGFLSNIIVKLIVLVLAWAFLFHFCAGVRHLTMDMNHDAVSKERGKSTSVVVLVVSSILTIAFALKLFGAF, encoded by the coding sequence ATGCCGACGTTGTTTCGTTTGAAGAACCGAAAGGGGTCTACTGTGGCAGACACATTGAAAAAACCGAGGCCGGAATACCGGAACATCGGTATCGGGCAGATATTGACGGCATATCGTCTTCCTCTCGCGGGGCGGGTGTCGATTCTTCACCGCGTGAGCGGCGGCCTGCTGTTCATCTTCCTTCCGTTCCTGCTGTACCTCTTTGACCAGAGCCTGACCTCCGAGCTGAGCTACGAGGTGTTCAAGGGCTTCCTGTCCAACATCATCGTCAAGCTGATCGTGCTGGTGCTGGCCTGGGCGTTCCTGTTCCACTTCTGCGCGGGCGTGCGCCATCTGACGATGGACATGAACCACGACGCGGTGTCGAAAGAGCGCGGCAAGAGCACGTCGGTCGTCGTGCTGGTGGTGTCGTCGATCCTGACGATCGCCTTCGCGCTCAAACTGTTCGGAGCATTCTAA
- a CDS encoding DUF3830 family protein, whose product MKKILVEAGPFRFVGQLEEQKAPRTCQRFVELLPFRNKVIHSRWSGEAVWIPLGDFDTGLTFENHTSHASRGDILLYPGGFSETEFLFVYGSSIFASKMGQLAGNHFFTLIEGHEHLEAFGKLVLWEGAQDITFSLLNA is encoded by the coding sequence ATGAAAAAGATTCTTGTAGAGGCTGGACCATTCCGCTTCGTCGGACAACTCGAAGAACAGAAAGCGCCGCGCACCTGCCAACGCTTCGTCGAATTGCTGCCATTCAGGAACAAGGTCATCCATTCTCGCTGGAGCGGTGAAGCAGTGTGGATTCCGCTTGGCGATTTCGATACCGGTCTGACTTTCGAGAATCACACCAGCCACGCGTCACGTGGCGATATTCTTCTTTATCCGGGCGGCTTCAGCGAGACGGAATTTCTGTTCGTCTATGGCAGCTCCATCTTCGCGAGCAAAATGGGCCAACTGGCCGGCAATCATTTCTTCACGTTGATCGAAGGCCACGAGCACCTGGAAGCATTCGGCAAACTCGTTCTATGGGAAGGCGCGCAAGACATTACGTTTTCGTTGTTGAACGCGTAG
- the sdhA gene encoding succinate dehydrogenase flavoprotein subunit, whose translation MAAIKNSLPRRKFDVVIVGAGGSGMRASLQLARAGLSVCVLSKVFPTRSHTVAAQGGIGASLGNMSEDNWHYHFYDTIKGSDWLGDQDAIEFMCREAPNAVYELEHFGMPFDRNADGTIYQRPFGGHTANYGEKPVQRACAAADRTGHALLHTLYQQNVAAKTTFFVEWMALDLIRDAEGDVLGVTALEMETGDVYILEGKTTLFATGGAGRIFAASTNAFINTGDGLGMAARAGIPLEDMEFWQFHPTGVAGAGVLITEGVRGEGGILRNSDGERFMERYAPTLKDLAPRDFVSRSMDQEIKEGRGVGPNKDHVLLDLSHIGAETIMKRLPSIREIALKFANVDCIKEPIPVVPTIHYQMGGIPTNIHGQVVGTAKGHEDPINGFYAVGECSCVSVHGANRLGTNSLLDLVVFGRAAGNHIVKHVKEVKEHKPLPADAADFALSRLAKLDKSSSGEYAQNVANDIRSTMQKHAGVFRTSALLAEGVERIREVAARVDNIHLKDKSKVFNTARVEALEVENLIEVARATMVSAEARKESRGAHAQNDFEHRDDENWLRHTLWYSEGDRLDYKPVHMNPLTVESVPPKARTF comes from the coding sequence ATGGCTGCAATCAAGAATTCCCTGCCGCGTCGCAAGTTTGATGTGGTGATCGTCGGCGCAGGCGGCTCCGGAATGCGCGCATCGCTGCAACTCGCACGTGCGGGTCTCTCCGTCTGCGTGCTGTCGAAAGTGTTCCCGACGCGTTCGCACACGGTCGCGGCGCAAGGCGGTATCGGCGCGTCGCTCGGCAACATGAGCGAAGACAACTGGCACTACCACTTCTACGACACGATCAAGGGCTCCGACTGGCTCGGCGACCAGGACGCGATCGAGTTCATGTGCCGCGAAGCACCGAACGCCGTCTACGAACTGGAACACTTCGGCATGCCGTTCGACCGTAACGCGGATGGCACGATCTATCAGCGTCCGTTCGGCGGCCACACGGCCAACTACGGTGAGAAGCCCGTGCAACGCGCGTGCGCAGCCGCTGACCGTACCGGTCACGCACTCTTGCACACGCTGTACCAGCAGAACGTCGCGGCCAAGACCACGTTCTTCGTCGAATGGATGGCGCTGGACCTGATCCGCGACGCCGAAGGCGACGTGCTCGGCGTGACCGCGCTGGAAATGGAAACGGGCGACGTCTACATCCTCGAAGGCAAGACCACGCTGTTCGCCACGGGCGGCGCGGGCCGGATCTTCGCGGCCTCGACCAATGCGTTCATCAACACGGGTGACGGCCTCGGTATGGCCGCACGCGCGGGCATCCCGCTCGAAGACATGGAATTCTGGCAATTCCACCCGACGGGCGTCGCAGGCGCGGGCGTGCTGATTACGGAAGGCGTGCGCGGCGAAGGCGGCATCCTGCGTAACTCGGACGGCGAGCGCTTCATGGAGCGCTACGCGCCGACGCTGAAGGATCTGGCGCCGCGCGACTTCGTCTCGCGCTCGATGGACCAGGAAATCAAGGAAGGCCGTGGCGTCGGTCCGAACAAGGACCACGTGCTGCTGGACCTGTCGCACATCGGCGCCGAGACGATCATGAAGCGTCTGCCGTCGATCCGCGAAATCGCGCTGAAGTTCGCGAACGTCGACTGCATCAAGGAACCGATCCCGGTTGTGCCGACCATCCACTACCAGATGGGCGGCATTCCGACCAATATTCACGGTCAGGTCGTGGGCACCGCGAAGGGCCACGAAGACCCGATCAACGGTTTCTACGCCGTGGGCGAATGCTCGTGCGTGTCGGTGCACGGCGCGAACCGCCTGGGCACGAACTCGCTGCTGGATCTGGTGGTGTTCGGCCGCGCGGCCGGCAACCATATCGTCAAGCACGTGAAGGAAGTCAAGGAGCACAAGCCGCTGCCCGCGGATGCCGCTGACTTCGCGCTCTCGCGTCTGGCGAAGCTGGACAAGTCCAGCTCGGGCGAATACGCGCAGAACGTGGCGAACGATATCCGCTCGACGATGCAAAAGCACGCAGGCGTGTTCCGTACGTCGGCGCTGCTGGCCGAAGGCGTCGAGCGCATCCGCGAAGTGGCCGCGCGTGTGGACAACATTCACCTGAAGGACAAGTCGAAGGTGTTCAACACGGCGCGCGTGGAAGCGCTCGAAGTGGAGAACCTGATCGAAGTGGCGCGCGCGACGATGGTGTCGGCGGAAGCGCGCAAGGAGAGCCGTGGCGCGCACGCGCAGAACGACTTCGAACATCGCGACGACGAGAACTGGCTGCGCCATACGCTGTGGTACAGCGAAGGCGACCGCCTCGACTACAAGCCGGTGCACATGAACCCGCTGACGGTCGAATCGGTGCCGCCGAAGGCACGAACCTTCTAA
- the hydA gene encoding dihydropyrimidinase: protein MTSVYDLVIRNADVVTASERFNCDIGVKDGIVVALGRDLGAGRREIDATGLLTLPGGIDAHCHLDQPMPEGLKMADDFLSGTRAAVCGGTTTVIPFAAQAKGQSLKAAVADYHRRADGRAVTDYAFHLIVSDPTPEVLERELPELIAAGYTSFKIYMTYDDLKLSDREILEVMDVARRNQALVMVHAENSDCIAWLTDRLTEAGKYAPMYHALSRPAVVEREATHRAIAFSELVDVPILIVHVSGEDAIEQIEWAQQRGLNIYAETCPQYLYLTAEDLGQEDGYHGAKCVCSPPPRNASSQKAVWSALKRGVFSVFSSDHAPFSFDDPQGKKPGGEAVSFEHIPNGIPGIETRLALLFDGVSRGKLSVHKFVELTSLNPAKLYGLYPRKGTIAIGADADIVLWDPLRQVAIANDALHHNVDYTPYEGRTVQGWPMHCLSRGELLVESGRYLEPEAGRGRFLAAGKPQYVDL, encoded by the coding sequence ATGACATCTGTGTACGACCTCGTGATCCGCAACGCCGACGTGGTTACCGCGTCCGAGCGCTTCAACTGCGATATTGGCGTGAAGGACGGCATCGTCGTAGCGCTGGGCCGCGATCTGGGCGCAGGCAGGCGGGAGATCGACGCGACGGGCCTGCTGACGTTGCCCGGCGGTATCGACGCGCACTGCCATCTCGATCAGCCCATGCCGGAAGGGCTGAAGATGGCGGATGACTTCCTGAGCGGCACACGCGCCGCTGTGTGCGGTGGCACGACGACGGTCATCCCGTTCGCCGCACAGGCAAAGGGGCAATCGCTCAAAGCCGCAGTGGCCGACTACCATCGCCGCGCCGATGGTCGCGCGGTCACTGACTACGCGTTCCACCTCATCGTCTCCGATCCGACGCCCGAGGTACTGGAGCGGGAGTTGCCAGAACTGATCGCGGCCGGCTACACGTCTTTCAAGATTTACATGACCTACGATGATCTCAAGCTCAGCGACCGCGAGATCCTCGAGGTGATGGACGTTGCACGCCGCAACCAGGCGCTGGTCATGGTGCATGCCGAGAATTCGGACTGCATCGCGTGGCTGACCGACAGGCTCACGGAAGCCGGAAAGTACGCGCCCATGTATCACGCGCTTTCGCGCCCGGCCGTGGTCGAGCGGGAGGCGACGCATCGCGCAATTGCCTTCTCCGAACTCGTCGACGTACCGATCCTGATCGTCCATGTATCGGGCGAGGACGCGATCGAGCAGATCGAATGGGCGCAGCAACGCGGCCTGAACATCTACGCCGAGACCTGCCCGCAGTACCTGTATCTGACTGCGGAAGACCTCGGTCAGGAGGACGGCTATCACGGCGCGAAGTGCGTTTGCAGTCCGCCGCCGCGCAACGCGTCCAGCCAGAAGGCTGTGTGGAGCGCGCTAAAGCGTGGCGTATTCAGCGTGTTCTCGTCCGACCACGCGCCGTTCTCATTCGACGATCCGCAGGGCAAGAAGCCCGGCGGGGAAGCAGTCTCGTTTGAACACATCCCGAACGGTATTCCCGGCATCGAAACCCGACTGGCGCTGCTGTTCGATGGCGTGAGCCGCGGCAAGCTGTCGGTGCACAAGTTCGTGGAACTGACGTCTTTGAATCCCGCGAAGCTGTACGGCCTTTATCCGCGCAAAGGAACGATCGCGATCGGTGCAGATGCCGACATCGTGCTGTGGGACCCGCTAAGGCAAGTTGCCATCGCGAACGACGCGCTGCACCACAACGTCGATTACACGCCGTACGAGGGCCGCACCGTCCAGGGGTGGCCGATGCACTGCCTGTCACGCGGCGAACTGCTGGTCGAGAGCGGTCGCTATCTCGAGCCGGAAGCGGGCCGGGGCCGGTTTCTCGCTGCTGGCAAGCCGCAGTACGTCGACCTCTGA